GAACTTTATACGTATATATATAGCATACATGCATGTTAAGCGCTGCAAATTCATTTCCACCATTAATGGAAACCTCAGACCcacacttcttcttcttcttcctcctctctctgAGTACAATTCTCCTCTCTCTCATCAACTCCACCTCTGCAAGTTTTACTCCAGTAGACAACTACCTCATCAACTGCGGATCCAACACAAACACTTCCACAGATACTAGGCTCTTTCTCGCAGATTCAACAAAACCCGGATCCAACTTTTTGTCCCCTCCGCCTCAAAAATCCATATCTCTGCTTAAAAACCAAAACCCACCTGATCTAGGTAGTGATTCTTCTTCCCTTCTCTACCTTACAGCTAGGGTTTTCACTTCTGTTTCGAGCTTCACTTTTCCTATCCATGGAGTTGGAGCACTTTACATTGTGCGTCTGCACTTCTCGCCCTTCTGTTCTTCATATTTCAACCTCAGTTCTGCTCATTTTGACGTCTCCATTAATGGGTTCAAGCTCCTAAAGAATTTTAGCTGTGGAGCTCTTGTTTTGAAGGAATACATAGTAAAAATGGACAAGAATTTTGTCAAAATGGAGTTCTCGCCGGCCACTGCCGGCGGATCGCGACCAAGTTTTGCGTTTGTGAATGCAGTGGAAGTGTTCTCTGCTCCCGGCAATCTTTTCACCGGTGACGGGGCGACGTTGGTTGGTCCTGCAGACGGAGTAACGCCAGAGAAATACAGGAAGGTTAACATCAATATTGTGATTAAGCACattgttttataaattttaaaaaatatcccaCATTGTTTATAGGAGTGTAATTAATTCGTTCAATTTTTGGTAAAATTGTTGGTGGTCTAGGGTCTTCTCAAAGTCAAAAGCTAACTCATAAAATGATACTTTTCCTCATACTTAATAACTGATCACTGGCCTCTTTCACAATCGATGTGAGATAAtccaacaatcttcccctcatACATCGGAATATCCCTGGCTCGACACACTAGGGAGAATATTGGTAaatcaggttctgataccaatgtTAGGTAGTTTAGGATCTTCTCAACCTAAAAAACTAACTTATGGGGTAAAACTTTCTCTCACACTTAATAATTGACTACTAGCCCCATCCACAACCGATGTAGGATAACTTAACAAAAATCCCCACTAAACTGAATTATTTGATTCCTAAAATTTATGAACTGAGCATAATCTAATGATGATCTAAAATCGAATCTGAACTGAAGTAAGAATATTCAATTCGGTTTGTGCTGGTTGGATTGCGAGGAGTGGGAGAAGGCATGGGCAGTTGGGTAGGTGCTTTGAGTGGGCACTTTACCTTTTGGGTTTAGGACATAGGgaaataatcttttgttttgcacaattgcactttaattatatgaGCTATATAAACACTTCTCAGTTCAGTTCGTTTCTTCTAATTTCACAAAGCATAAATTGAAACCAACCAAGAAAACTCAGTTTGCTAATTTTTTGAATCAGATTGAACCAACTAACAAGAAAAAATTGAATAGTTCATGTTTGGTTTGGTCAATTTTAACGATTTTAATAGATTTGTCACACtcataatagtttttttttttttttttttaactttaccaaaaaaaaaataattcctGATAGGCTAATAAAATTGTAGGAgtataatttttagaatttttttttatgcttttttgGGTATCATTGTCCTTGTAATTACCTTGATTATTTTATATCTGCTTAATTAGATATGCTAATTTGAAAAGGAAGGTTTTTTTTTCTATTGTCATTATTATGGATCAAGGGGTTTGATTTTGGGAACCTAAGTGAGCAACCCACCATAAGTCTACACTTGAATACAAGTTTGATTTTATGAGAAATCAAACTAAAGATATTCAAATTGACACTTCTTCTCACTCTTATTAAAGTTGAAGAGTCACGTATAGTGACTTTATAAAATTTATGGTTTAATTCTTTACCTTTTGAAACAAATGACATCAGTGTTGTATATTGTATTATTCATTTCATTGTAGGTTTTGGAGACTATTCACAGGGTGAATGTTGGTGGACCAAAAATAACCCCTTACAATGACACTCTTTGGAGGACTTGGGTCCCTGACGAGAATTTTCTTGTCTTGAAATCAGCAGCAAAGAGTGTCACTCTCACTCATTTTCCCCACTATTGGAAAGGAGGACCCACTCGGGAGATCGCCCCTGATTATGTATATATGACGGCACAACAAATGAACAAGGGTAGCTTAATGAATTCATGGTTCAACATATCATGGGATTTTCCAATGGGTTCTAGCAACAATTATAATTGTCATCACCTAATTCGATTGCATTTTTGTGACATAGTGAGCCGTTCACTTGATCTATTGGTGTTCAACGTTTTCATCAATGGGTATTTGGCATATGAAGATCTAGATTTGACCTTACTTACAGGGACACATATTATTGCTTCACCATACTACATGGACTTTGTTGTGGGATCTAGTTGTAGGTTAGGAGTTTTGAGGGTTAGTATTGGCCCTTCTAACTTGACTTTGAGCAAGCCTTACCTGCGGAATGCTATTTTGAATGGCGTGGAAATCATGAATATAATGGAGTTGGAGAATTCGAAAAGTATTGTTGCGAGTGAACAAAAAAATTGGGTCATGGTTGCCCTATCGACCATTTTGTTGATgatgcacatgcacatgcacattgATCTTCGATTTGTGTGCTAGCTTCAATTAAATTGATAAATAAATTAGTGAAAGAGGTGATCTAGTTGCTTGCTTAGCTGGTTAGTTTATGCATGATGATTGGATAATTTATCCATATAGActcatctacatatatatatatatatatatatatatatatatatatactaataatTGCTAATTGAAACATATGGTTAGAATGAAAAAACTATGTTtgtttgttcatttttttttttatgatcaaCGAATCATAAATGATATTTCTATTccaatttttgtttatttttttccctCTAAATCAAACTTTTCTTTGCCATAATTGTTTAGTTCCTTTTAGTTAGTATCAATGATATTGGATCTAGATGCAAAAATTTAatagaaagaaacaaaaagtgcTAACCAAATTTGCCCGAAGTAAAGGTTATTGAGGTTCGGGAATAATTGAGGgagatttctccaaaaaaaattataatagcAAAATAAGATAAAAATTAGATAGTTTTAAAAGATTCAATTGTTTAGTTATTAAGGAGCGCAAAAGAAAGGATAAAAAGATAGATCAATTGACAAGACAAAAGAGAGATAATTTACGAGATAAGATCTAGATCTATATATATCTAACGTATCAATTCAAAATATTGGGCCTAAactaaaaagataaattttttatttcaaaatattttgacatATGAAATGGATCTATTATTTCAATTTGTTACTTATTATATTACTCAATTCAGTTGGGTGGATTTCTATATGTATAAAAGGTCATTTTTGTGGACAAAAacaatttcttatttttatattatgtttgtTCCATATAGCTTTGGCTCGAATAAGCACTCTGAAAAAACTTTAGTTAAGTTAATGCTATAAAAAGATTCTTGAGTTTTATCATTCACATTCTTCAATTCATTTTACTTCCGTTGGTACACGTA
The Malania oleifera isolate guangnan ecotype guangnan chromosome 13, ASM2987363v1, whole genome shotgun sequence DNA segment above includes these coding regions:
- the LOC131146404 gene encoding probable receptor-like protein kinase At5g24010; protein product: METSDPHFFFFFLLSLSTILLSLINSTSASFTPVDNYLINCGSNTNTSTDTRLFLADSTKPGSNFLSPPPQKSISLLKNQNPPDLGSDSSSLLYLTARVFTSVSSFTFPIHGVGALYIVRLHFSPFCSSYFNLSSAHFDVSINGFKLLKNFSCGALVLKEYIVKMDKNFVKMEFSPATAGGSRPSFAFVNAVEVFSAPGNLFTGDGATLVGPADGVTPEKYRKVLETIHRVNVGGPKITPYNDTLWRTWVPDENFLVLKSAAKSVTLTHFPHYWKGGPTREIAPDYVYMTAQQMNKGSLMNSWFNISWDFPMGSSNNYNCHHLIRLHFCDIVSRSLDLLVFNVFINGYLAYEDLDLTLLTGTHIIASPYYMDFVVGSSCRLGVLRVSIGPSNLTLSKPYLRNAILNGVEIMNIMELENSKSIVASEQKNWVMVALSTILLMMHMHMHIDLRFVC